Genomic segment of Tomitella fengzijianii:
ACGAACAGATCCAGGGCGCGGGCATCGAGTCCGATGAGGACGCGTCCCCGGTCCGCGTCGACGCCCTTGAGGATGCGGCGCGCGGCGGCCTCGGGGCTGGTGTGGGCCAGGTAGCGGTCGAAGAACTGCGAGAAGTCGCGCTGCTGGTAGCCCTCCGCGGTAGTGCTGTTGCGGGCGATCGCGGTCTTGATGCCGCCGGGATGCACACAGGTGACCCTGACCGGGCGTCCGGCCGCGAGCATCTCCTGGCGCAGCGACTCGGTGAAGCCGCGCACCGCGAACTTGGCCGCGTTGTAGGCGCTCTGGCCGGGCACGGCGAGCAGTCCGAACAGGCTCGAGGTGTTGATGATGTGTCCGTCGCCGGATTCGATGAGGTACGGCAGGAACGCCTTGGTGCCGTTGACGACGCCCCAGAAGTCCACGTCCATGACGCGCTCGATGTCTTTGAACTCGGAGATCTCCACCTCGCCGGTGAAGGCGATGCCCGCATTGTTGAAGACCAGGTTGACGGTGCCGAAATGTGCGTTGACCGCGGCGGCGTAGTCGATGACGGACTCGCGCTGGGTGACGTCGAGGGGCGACGAGTGGACGTCCGCGCCGAGTTGCTCGGCTTGCCGGACCGTCTCGGTCAGGCCCAGGGTGTCCATGTCGGACAGCGCCAGCCGTGCGCCGCCTTTCGCCAGCTGAAGTGCGAGTGCCCGTCCGATGCCGGAGCCCGCTCCGGTGACCACTGCCACTTTGCCTGCGATATCGGTCATGATGCGTTCTCCTCGAGGGTCGCCCCGGCGCGGTCGTGGCCGGTCCGGCGGGTGGTCAGGTGATAGGCGTCCAAGTCGAACCGCCTGGTGCGGCGACGGAAGTCGAAGGTGAAGCCGGGCCACAGGGTCGTGTTGTTGCCGTGGCTGTCCAGATACCAGCTGGCGCAGCCGCCGGTCATCCACACCGACGGGCCCAGTTGGTGCTGGAGGTCGCGGTTGTAGCCGTCCTGGACGTCGCCGCGCACCTCCACCGTCGCGAGGCCACGCCGGTGCATCGTGGAGACCGCGTCGACGACGTAGTTGATCTGCGATTCGATCATGTAGACCATCGAGCTGTGCCCGAGGCCGGTGTTGGGTCCCACCATGAAGAACATGTTGGGGAAGCCCGCCACGGTCGTGCCCTTGTAGGCTTGCATGCCGATGCGTCGCCAGGTCTCGGCGAGCGAGTCCCCGGAACGGCCGCGGATCACCTCGAAGGTGGGCGAGTCGGTCACGTGGAAACCGGTGGCCACGATCAGTGCGTCGACGGCGCGCTCCGAGCCGTCCTCGGTGATGATCGAGTGCGCGGTGACCTCGCGGATCCGGTCGGTGACCACGTCGACGTCGTCCCGGTCGAGGGCGGGATAGTAATCGTTGGAGATCAGCATCCGCTTGCAGCCGATCGTGAAGTCCGGCGTGACCTTGGTGCGGAGGGCGCGGCTTTTGATGCCGCGCCGCAGATGCAATCGCGCGGCGAGTTGCAGCGGCTTGAGCAGTGCGGGCACGCGGGCAAGGCCCACCACCTGCGTCTCGCGCATCGCGTAGACGCCCGCGCGGGCCAGCCGCTGGAAGCCGGGGACGTGCCGGAAGGCGAACCTCTCGGCGGGGGAGTAGCGGCGGTCTGCGCGCGGCATGACCCAGGGCGCGGTGCGCTGGTAGACGTCCAGGTGCGCGACGTCGGCGGCGATGGAGGGGACTATCTGGATGGCGGAGGCGCCGGTGCCGATGATGGCCACCCGCTTGCCGGTGAGATCCGCGTCGTGGTTCCACTGCGAGGAATGGAACAGCTCGCCCTGGAAGCCGGAGATCCCCTTGATGTCCGGCAGTGCGGGCTCGCACAGCGCGCCGACCGCGGCGATCACCGCGTCCGCCGTGTAGTCGCCGTCGGTGGTCTGCACACGCCAGTGCGCGGCGTCGCCGTCCC
This window contains:
- a CDS encoding flavin-containing monooxygenase, coding for MTTATKDEADRSAAPRHVRTLIIGSGFAGLGAAIKLDEAGQGDFLVLERGADVGGTWRDNTYPGAACDVPSQLYSYSFALNPDWSRSFSRQGEIQDYIRTIAERSGVLGRHRFGVEVLGADWDGDAAHWRVQTTDGDYTADAVIAAVGALCEPALPDIKGISGFQGELFHSSQWNHDADLTGKRVAIIGTGASAIQIVPSIAADVAHLDVYQRTAPWVMPRADRRYSPAERFAFRHVPGFQRLARAGVYAMRETQVVGLARVPALLKPLQLAARLHLRRGIKSRALRTKVTPDFTIGCKRMLISNDYYPALDRDDVDVVTDRIREVTAHSIITEDGSERAVDALIVATGFHVTDSPTFEVIRGRSGDSLAETWRRIGMQAYKGTTVAGFPNMFFMVGPNTGLGHSSMVYMIESQINYVVDAVSTMHRRGLATVEVRGDVQDGYNRDLQHQLGPSVWMTGGCASWYLDSHGNNTTLWPGFTFDFRRRTRRFDLDAYHLTTRRTGHDRAGATLEENAS
- a CDS encoding SDR family NAD(P)-dependent oxidoreductase; translated protein: MTDIAGKVAVVTGAGSGIGRALALQLAKGGARLALSDMDTLGLTETVRQAEQLGADVHSSPLDVTQRESVIDYAAAVNAHFGTVNLVFNNAGIAFTGEVEISEFKDIERVMDVDFWGVVNGTKAFLPYLIESGDGHIINTSSLFGLLAVPGQSAYNAAKFAVRGFTESLRQEMLAAGRPVRVTCVHPGGIKTAIARNSTTAEGYQQRDFSQFFDRYLAHTSPEAAARRILKGVDADRGRVLIGLDARALDLFVRLTGSGYQRVVSTVTGMLMPKPQAPASSSKAG